In Canis aureus isolate CA01 chromosome 25, VMU_Caureus_v.1.0, whole genome shotgun sequence, the genomic window aaacttttagtgAGTGGAAATTCCTAGTATAATTAGTAGTGTTGAATCAATAATAACAATATCCATGTAgtactttatatgcattatatatatttttatcaaaatataattgTGAAGTGGATGGAATAATATTAGCAAAATTgagtctgaaaaaaaatcaaatgatgtaATCAAATTCCTACAACTGGTAAAAGTCCAAACTCAGTGCTAGTCTTTTAGCTTGTTCCTTTATACCCTATTGGAAGAAATATTGATCTCTATGGTCAAGAATCAAATTTGATATACCAGACTATATCCCTTATTTTCAAGAATCTGTTGACAGTTCAGGCTGTTTCCCCAAGTCATCTAAAATATTGGAActactttctccttctcttggatttattttttacaagtgTGGTTTGTGGGCTTAATTTACTCACTCAAGATTGTATATACAAAGGGAATGAGAATAGGCTTGTCATGGGTCTAATAACAGTGGTTATACATTATTCTTTGTTCGTTTAAATTATAGCTGTAATCCTTGAGAGAAAAAAGTTGTGGGTGTGATGTATGTGATAGCACACCTGGAGATTTGCAATCAATCTGTCTGAAATACTGGGCTAGATGCCATTAGATCCTGAATTAAGAAATATTGTAGATTAGACTGCACATTCATTTCGTCTTTCATTCTCTACTCATTTATTATCTGCTAGATGATAAATAGACTGGATAATAGATAAAAGTAGAATACACAGTAATACTTGCCTTGTGGAGGTTTGTAATCTCAAAAGCATGAGATCTCTTCTATTGTCAGGATCATCCAGAGAAGCAATTTCCACAACATCTCATACATGCATTTAGTGAATTTAAAGAAGGGTGTGTTATGAtgtaaaacaaaaacctaaaaattaaGAGCCACTCTTAAAGGATAGGAGAATGTGGGAAGAGAAATGGAGGAGAACTGATGATGGGGCCCTTATTGCATATCATCTTAGGTATTTTCTAGATGGAACATTGAAgaagtaagagaaaaatcaacaactcatCTGTAACCACAGTTTCTCTGTTGGCTTTCTTCAGAGTATCCAGCTCCTTCCCCCATATGGCGTCAGGCTGCCCTGAGTCTGCTTACTCTTTGTCTGCTGCTGCTGATTGGGCTAGTGACCTTAGGTATTATGTGTAAGTACATTTTCATCAAACCCAAGAAAAGTGATTAGGGAACACATTTGTAAACTACGTAAATTTGAGTTTGATTATACTATGTGATCATGTTCTCCTGCATTCTCCCAAGGCTCTAAGATAAACAAGCAGAGGactgattttattattatgagGATTTTGCCCTAGatctattgttttttctttataaactaGACTGGGTCATGAAgacaactttaattttttttttattggttggAATAAGGAGCTTCTATTCTGCATAGACACACATCCACTTATTACCCCAATGGTAAGAAACAGGGAACCAAGAGAGGTGGACTCAAGGAAGAGCATGCTGTTTTATTCACCCTGAAGACTTAGCACAAGACTGGCTTAATTTACTCACTCAAGATTGTTCTAGTATAGAAATATATTACTTGCTATAAATGAATAAGAGATACAAGCAAGGAGGAATAGTGCTTGAGATACCTCACCCTCTATACAGAAAGTGGAACCACTTCCATGTAACAATGGAAACTCCACTCCCAAGCACAGTAGCCAAAAAAGGGTATTCCCTTGCTTTAGACCCATCATTGAGACATCAGGGTTGGACAGGATAGGGAGCCCTGAACTAACAATAAATGGAAGAACGTCCTGAGAATCCATACTCTGTAGGATATTGTTAAGTATATGATGGTCAGAGTAGTGAGTTGGTGCAATTTTCCCTTTGAGGGGATGTGCAGTTAAGAAAGTTTATTTACTGAATGATACTGGCATTTTCCATgctactttcatttattttacatatgtagGATTTCATGAATAATTAGAATTTAGACATACCAATTTGGATGTATAAATAGGGGCTAATGATGTAGAGTCTGCTTCACCCTTTGCCccttcaccctgctcatgctttctctttttaaaaaaagatttaatttatttaatttgacagagaaagagagcacgagtgggggaggggcagggaaggaggagaagcaggctccttcctgagtagagagcccaatgcagggcttgatcccaggaccctgggatcatgacataagccagaggcagacacttaaccgactgagtcaccctaGTGtccaaaaatcttaaaaagaaaaaaaatgaagatacaatgaTACATAGTCATTGGTTCACCATGGAAAGGTGAAGACTTTTATGAAGTGCAGTGCTTTTAGTGCAATGACTCTTATATTTACCGCGATGATGAATTACCCAAAGTGCTAATTAAAAAGGCagattttggggtgcctgggtggctcagttggttgtgtccaactgtagattttagctcaggtcatgatctcacggttattatatcgagccccacgtcaggctccatgcttagtgtggagtctgcctgagattctctctctctctctctctctctttctccctctgcccctacctctgcttactctctctttccaataaataaatataatttttaaaaaagacagatttTATGGCTCCAGAACTAGAAACATTCTAGTATGGCATCAAAacctatatttaaaacaaaaccaaatatgtGTGTGATTCAGATAAAAGTAGTCTGCACACCATATTTTGAGATACCCATTTCCTTAAAGGATTCTGTTCCtattaaaataacaattacaTGAACCAAATCtaaatagataaaaggaaaatatttccacTAAAAGAATGGCAAAATGCCTGGCACTGCCTTAGGTTAAATGTCAAAGATATAGGattataattcattattttaatacaagtataatcatatttaaaatattaaaaattataaggatGAGCTCCAGTTTGCAGTCAAAAGGCATCTGGTGTGTTTCTCCCAATACTTCAATTATTGAGAGCTactcatgaatattaaataatgtgAGAAATATTTCTGTGTAAAGAGAATTAGCTGTGGCTATAATGAGAATGGGAGGATATACGAAGTTGTCTCCTGTTATGTCTTGGAGTTTTGCAGACATCTAATGAAATTAACTCagattcagagaaattaagtcaACTTCAAAAAATCATCCACTACCAGCAGAATAACTTATCCCAGCAGCTGAGCAACTATAGAAGCTTTCCCACAGAGGAGAAATTTCTCAAATCACAGATTTCCAGTCTATTGAGGAGACAGGAACAAATGGCCATCAAACTCTGCCAAGAGCTGATCATTCACACTTCAGGTATTTAGCACCTACTTGCCAGTCAAATCTGTTGCCCCAGTTTGCATTGATCATGTGAGTTACCTCGTAGCATGAGAAATTGTGTTCTCCAATGACCTCTAATGATATCACACTAAATCTACAGAAGACAAGAGAATATatcaatttatttcatatttttaaaaacacagaggtGAATTTGGGAAGTGTCTTGGAATGTTACCAACCTGGATACTTCGGCTTCTTATTTTGTGGGCTATTTTTAGGTGACCTTAAGTTTTAAGAAGCTAAAACTAAAGCTGGTAATTCTGACCCAGGAGACCGAGCCCTGGAGTGAGAATTTCAATCACTGTTGTCCCAACCCAGGATTGGAAGTGATTTCATTCTCACAGTCTCCTAAAGCAGTATGGTTTCAGAATGCTGGGTCTCAGATCCCTCCTCAGGTTCAGTTATTTCGTTTTTAAAACGCTCCCAGGCACTCCAGTGTTATTTAACTTGTACTAATGGgtgtcatttctttttcagaCCACAAATGTAATCCTTGTCCTAAAATGTGGCAATGGTACCAACACAGCTGCTATTATTTTGCAACAAATGAGGAGAATACCTGGACTAACAGTAGAAAACACTGCATGGACAAGAACTCCACCTTGATGAAGATAGATAGTTTGGAGGAAAAGGTCTGGTTGAATCTCCTTCACTGGttatagatattctttttttttttaagattttcttatttattagaaagagagagagagagagagagagagaggatgagcaggaagggcagagggagagaaagaaccccaagcagactcctcactgagcatggagtagaaggtgggactcgatctccggaccctgaaaaccaagagtcagatgcttaactgactgcgccacccgggcGCCCATTTCCTGGTTATGAAAATTATTCCTAGCATAGAAAGTAAAATAGGTGGAATTTCAGActcacatagtaggcattcagtgCGTTTTGAGTGAGAATTAACATCTTACAACTGCATACCCGAATGTGGCTCTCACATAACACTGTTCCTGTTGTCTCTCTCAGGATTTTCTGAAGTCACAGCCATTACCCACACTCTCTTTCTTCTGGTTGGGCTTATCATGGGATCCATCTGGAAGGAACTGGCTATGGGAGGATGGCTCTGTCCCCTCTCCATCCTTGTAAGTCTGTAACTGTTAGGGGGAGAAACAAAAGAAGCTAAGAATACTAAAAATTGGAATACTAAGAAAATCAATGTTAATTGTAAGAAATATAAATCTAGATACAAAAAAAGACCACAACATACAAAGAAAAGAGTGCTTCAGTAAGAAATCATGAAAGCAAGAGTACCTAATTTCGTGTATGTGACAAACTCATGGCAAGACACTGAAGCTTATCAATTagattaaatttacttttttatttaacaaaaaaaaatacacttacttTGCTCAAAGTAGTATATAAATATTAGCCCTATGGTAAAAACACTGttatattcctattttatggatgaaacAGTTGTCatagagagattaaataacatgcccaaggtcactaAACTCCAGTGGCCAAATCAGAACTTGAATGCTTTTATGAGCATAAGTTTGTGCTCTTAGCTATCCTGGCTCTCCAATACTATGGTCACAAGGGTGATGTTTATCCTAAGAACATACATTAACacgtttatttaaattcaataattgTCAGCCATTATCTAGTAGCAAGTAAGTCTGAATTGAtagaataattttaagaaatatttaaagtacatATAGAATATATGAAACTTTGAAAATTACAGTTTTTGTGactaaagttataaaaaaaatagataccatcttaaaaatatggaaaggaaCACATAGTTTATAATATTCTCCAAGCAACTACAAACTACATATCTTGAGGAACACAGTTCATCACAACTATATTAAAATGATTCAATTATATTTGTAttcttaatataatattataatataatataatataatataatataatataatataatataatatatagtatttgcCTATCACATGAAATACAAGAGCATTGTCATCTTTCTGGGTGTGTTAagtttttctccatctcccttcCCATCATGTTATTCCCCCATACACATCCCTCCTGATTTACTCAGTGCATGCTGTCAAAGTTTCCTTAAATTGAGTTATAACCATTCATTTACTTCAAGGATTCTGGGCTACAGCTGTGACTCTTCAAATTCCCTGAATAACAATGATATGTCTAGACTTTTCTCCCTAGATATATTTTATCTTCACCCATTTCCCACAATTTTGTCATGGCTTTTTCTACTCACACCAATTTCTCACTCTCTAACTACCACCACTACTAGTCATGTTAAATTGATGAGTCTAGTTTCACACAAAAAATCATGGTGACAAACATGTCCAAAGTCATAAACACACAATCAAAAATGACAGTTGCTTCTTTGTAAATGGAGCAACACTGGGCATGAGATGATTAAAAACTAATCTGAGGTGTTCTGCTGGACTGCAGATTTACAGAACAGGACTGAGATACCTGTAAGTGcaattgtttccactttgggctTTAAGAAGATGGATCCCCTCTCCCAAAGGAGTTTTCATCATCCCTCCACTCACTCCTAGTGAAAATATGGAGGAGGTGGCCCCCTGCATCAAGGTTAGGAATCTGTGGATACTGACACCCTGAGGCTATGGGTGTCACACTCAGGGTGGTGGGACTAAGCTTTAGAATCATGTTCCCCCCCGGCACCCTCCCCAAAAAGAATCATGTTCTCTACTGATTAAGGCTGCTTCTGGCAAGTGCATACTCCAAGAGGAAGATTTAATAGGCCCAGCCATGAAGTAAGAAAAGAATATTGCAGATCAGTTGAATAAAAAGGCACATAGGGTATTTACACCTGATAAGTgtaattttataatgatttttttaaagatttctttatttgagagagagagagagagagaatctcaagcagactccctgctgagcatggagccaaggGAGTCAGACATAGGTTTGatcccatcaccctgagatcatgacctgagccgaaatcaagagtcagatggttaactggCTAAGTCACCCAGCAGTCTATAATGACATTGACTTGAAATGAAGCATTCAGATTTGCCAGTTTTAAGAACTTTGATATGTTATGGATATAGAAGTCTCTCAAAGTTCAGATAGATAGTCTTTGGAAACTGAGAACACTGAATTGTGattaaatttcaaatatgaaatttgtaattaattttaagtgGATTAATTTTCAGATTCAGCACTAAAGAGTATGCCCAGATCAATGGATCCAAAGGTTGTGCctattttcaaaaaggaaatatttatatttctcgcTGCAGTGCTGAGATATCTTGGATTTGTGAAAAGATGGCTGCGTTAGTGAAAATTGAAGATTTGGATTAATATACTTCTTCCAAATTCACCAAGATGTAAGGGACTTGTGGTTAAATtcatgtgaagaaagagaaagctacTCTACTAGagccaaaaacaaatgaaaaaaaaaatgactgtgtATTTAAACTACCAGGCAAATAAACTTCACAGAACATTTTCCACTTCATTGTCTGATGCCTTCTGGTATGGTGTTCTGGTTATTGCTGGAGACCCTGGGGAAAAACTCCTCTATGGCTCTATTATTCTATCTCAGCATCATTTCACAGAATTCCTTTTCTCGAATAAAGgattcttttcctgctttgttattACATATGCACAAGTTCGCAGGGGTGACATGTATATATTTAGCAGCCAGTACTGACACAAGCCACAGCACTGGAAGGGCATTCAGGAGACCCTGCTGTGATAGTGGTctgagggattcctgggtagGGGTCCTGATGACTAGAGCAGCAGCACTATgccaaatatttcagaaatatcttAACATCTTAGCAAATGGTACCAAGTGTGTACCAAGTGTACCAGTAccaagtgtatgtgtgtgtacctaGTGTAccagctttgtaatataagtGTACCAAGTGTACCAGCTTTGTAATATAGGTGAAGTATTACACCATTTAGTATTTATATCCTCATTTATTTAGATAAAGTCATGTTGAAGTTATTATTTTGGTAATCTGGATATTATTAACAGAAGTTTATAATCTTTCCATTGAAATGTTATTGCCTTAAGAAAAGTCCTAAAAATTGCTTGAAGATAGTAGgaccattatattttattttaaagaactttttttttttaacatagttgGTCAGCATCCCTGAACTTAAGATGTCAAGCCTTGTAAATCTAGAGCTTGCGAGTTTTTCTGGGACAAAATTGCTGATTTAAGAATATCAGTGAAGGAGgtagttttcttttgcttatcATATAATTGCATAGCTATGTATAGGCCAAAGGAAACAGTAAACCAACCTGCAGTACTGATTTGTTTAAATCAGAGATCTAGAATTTGGAAAAACTGGTATTATCTGAGTTCTAAGTGAGGTGcatttcagaatattttgacACTTCTTTAAAAGAACATCATCATATGGACATCTGGTAGTGTGTTactcttaaacttttaaaattgtgaaCTCATGGACATTTTACATATGCACTAAGAGAAACTCTGGAACAAAAGAATTAAAGTTTAATGTgaaaattataagcaaaatatatttaagtacaAATATTAAAACCTAGATAAATATTTCATCATAGTTCCAGCGAACAGGCTTTACTAATTATCATATAGGACCAAAATACAACTTACATaaacacagatatttttaaaaagcaactttactctttcatttctttagtaGCTTACTGTCATTGTCATTCtcacaaagataaaattattcattaaagGTCAACAACTGTACTTGACTCCCAcacatttgggtttttctttaTTCCCATGGGAaagataatttcttctttattcttctatttctaaCCATAAAAAGATCTGCTATTAATAGTTAAAATATCTTTGTTGGTTATTTTGTTCCTATAAAGAggttacatttttgttttttttttccccctggtatCTTTTATCTCTTCATTCTTCTCTCATGCACACTCTGGCTTTCACACTGACTAAAAGAGAACATTTCTGTCTCTGACTTCAGAGGGGCTCTGGAGTTCAATTAGATCCTACTGCTCATAAATATCTCCCTGCTTTTCTGCCACCATGATGTCATCTCTGACAGCCTTTACAATGGATGAGTAAACCTAAAGCTCTTCTTGAGGATTCACTAACCTCTTCGTCAGAGTAATTTAGCCCTCATTGCTTTCTGGTGCCTTGGTTTATGAGACATGGCATATGACAAAaatgtctctctatctctctccctcttatgCAAAATACCTAGGAGAtatcacacacgcacacacactcacacacatgtacTGTCATAATTCCTGGGGAAAGGCCACGTTTTGTACTTATTTTGGGTAACTGTCCTTCCTTCATTGAAGAGTTACATGATTTCCAAACTTGTCTTCATGTAAGATTTATACAGATAGTCCCCCATAAAAGGACAGATTCCTGGGCCACTTCTTACAGCTATAGACTCAATGACTGGAGGGCAGGACTGCAGAAACTGTAAGTTTCACAGAGTCCACTGCTGATGCTTAACTCAGCCTGGGTATTTGACAATGTTTGGATAAATGACTTCAATACTACCTTCCTTGAGTAAGTATGTTCAGAGGCAAAGGTAGTGGAACGAACCATCCTTGAGCATTGAAGgctctttcatttctgtcttaaaaacatttatatattttttattttattttttccagcttcctTGAGTTATAACTGACATGTAACACCgtataagtttaagatgtacaacccAATGATTTGATGTATGTCTGTAGAGTGAACTGATGTCCGCTATCAgtttagttaacacatccatcacctcagtGGATGGCTCTTTCTGCAATGTTAGCAAAATTAGTTCGGTTCGTGTAGGCCAAATTCGGACAAAGGTAATTACAAACCTCAGCTATTTCATTTTTGTAACCTTGTCCAACAACTCCTTAATGCGGAGATTGGTTGGGGTGGTCAGGGTAGACAGGTGTCACACAATGTGATCTCTCTGGCCTTGTGGAAATAGTTCTCAAATCAGCTGGACACTGAAATTATACAGAGGAGCTTTGAAGAAATGCTGAGGCCTGAGATTATCCCACCTCTTAAGACTCTGAGTTAATAGATCAAAGGTGTGGTtaagttattgaaaaaaaatttaagctacTCTTACAATTCTAATTTTCAGCTAAGGTTGAAAACAACTGCACTGAAATCATTCTAGTGACTATTAACGTTGGTGTGGGGCTACTGCGTTGGTAAAACAGCCAACCTTCCATCATATATTAAAAGAGCAAGTGAGTTAGTTCCACTGCTGAGGATTCCATGGTGTTGGGACAATGGGCATTATGACTGTTACCCAAAGCTAAGGTCAAGGTTGTAATCGAGGCTGCATACTGACCAGTTTATGTAATCATGCTTGTACACATTTGCTTATGTATAGATAAAGAGGTGAAGGACTTATTATTAATGCTATTTTCCTCTGGGCAGATATGATGGTAGTAAAATTGGACAGGAAGAGGACATAATtaactttaataataaatttaaaaattcaagttacTCTAAGGAAAAGGCCATCTGTAAATTCAGGGGACACATTCTAAGAGAGGACGAGAGGATTGAGTTTAATGTCCCAGTAGTTTTGGGCACAGTGCTGGAGGGTAGAACAGTCCACAGCACTGGTGGACATAAGCTCACAGCTTCTCTGCCCCAGTTCCTGGGAACTGGAAAGGGTCCCTTAATAAAGCAGTGAGCTGACAAGGTAAATCTCCATCTTAAGGGCCAAGTCGTTTCTTGAAGGCCAaacacctattttttaaaaactatgcctGGAGAGAATGTCTTCTGTTTCTAGCTTGGGGAGATAGATGTCTCGGTGGCTTTCCATCCAGAACCTCTATGATTATGCATTGCAGCTGCTGGTACTTGGTTTTTAGGGGAAGAAATACAAATCCTGAAAGACCGGAGGAGGCTTGTAGGCTGCACCAGCAGGAGGCAGTAGACTAGGAAATTGAAATAAGGAATTTGAAATTTTGTTGTTCTATATTTTGGTTGTTTGCTCTACTTTTAATGAATTACCTCAtaatgagagaaaggaagagattgTGAGATTTTTATCTCCAGCGTAAGCCAAGGTTATAGCAAAAATAACCATCTCTGGACTATTAAACTAACAGCCAAGGGAGAAACCTGTAGACACTATTCACTGCTTTTAATCTCAGTCCTCGAATTTTTACAGTACTGAGCAAAGGCAAATTATATTGGTAGATAGAAAGAACATCTAAACAATTGCATTAATTTGGTAATGATGACAAGTCATAAGTTTCTGGTCTATTTCCAAGATTCTCAagtcttttatatttgtttttattagagGAGTAATATTCCAAGTTTGATTTTTCCTTAAATGATTGGCTTTATCATTCAGTCAAATAGTTTATAGTGGAATAATCAAAATAACCTATCTTCATTAAATCAGATGATTCTccatatatacaaaaaatgtagatacttttttaaaaaatattttatttatttattcatgagagagatggggggtggcagagacataagctctatgcagggagctcaatgtgggacttaatcccaggactctaggatcatgccctgggccaaaggcagacacttaactgctgagccatccaggtgttcctcCCACCCCAAATTTAGGTAGTTTCAAAGGAGACCAATAGCTCCTTTGAAAACATAGGGACATGACTTTGACTTCATTCTTGCatgatattttgtaattttaattcagaaaatagaatttaaatacttGAATTCATGAACTCATTTTATAAACTTGGTTGATAATTTGGAAATGtcacaatgttttattttgttcatttctaagTAATAACTGTGGGTATGGAAAGGGTTACGGTATAGGTAGGGTGAGATAGGAGGCCCCTGACTCCCCTGACTAGGCTCACACAGGGGCCTATGTGACCAGGCTCATAGAAATCCCAAATGTGGAGAAATGCTGAGGCCGacaaaaccagagataagggaacaaactAGACCACCTGCCCTGGATGTtagggagtattttttttttttttttggcagctaCGTTGTAATCACAGAAAATGACTAGACCTCAGAAAAGTGAGCCATGAAAGATGTTATCAATCATCTTTGCTTAAACCAAGATGGCACAAGAATCTCAAAACCACAAGCTTCCCagtcagttctcaataaaagactgccAATAGCCCTCAGTGTCAAACCATTTGGGAACTTCCTCTCTCTAGAAagctttttttcattcctttctgcTTTCACCTTCCCTTAATaagctttcatttcatttcacgcTTTTgtgtccatgagattcattcttcaattcCTTGAGACAAGAACCAGTAACCCTGCAACAAATGTAGCAAAAACTGAAACTATactaaaataaaagatctttttgaaagaaaataaatttttaaaattctttgtattgAAGGAAAACTGGAGGCAAATTTTGACATCTATACCTCAGAATTTTTTCTCAGCCTTAAAAGAAAATAcctaaattttacatataaatgtggtttgctgcattatttttttcatcttttagtatGGTTTGTGTTTGAATACAGAATCAACCTAATGAACAAGTATTGATTATATCCTCTCAATATCTAGGTTTAAGTTCCttcttgtcactttttttttttttttggaaattatgttctcttttctttgaaagaCTCTACTCTATTTTCCAGGCACCCTGAATCCCTTTCCTCATAGCAAAAGAGACAACCACAGATCCGGATCTGAACTTTCTGTTTTGGTAAAACACAAAGGGGTAGTTTAAGGGGTAGACCTATGGTTTAAGGTCTGTAGGAGCAGATCTGTGACCCAAGCAAGACAAATCTGAGTTCATGAATTGATGAATGGAAGCTcagagatagattttttttttaagttggattttTCAGTTGGGTTTGCTAAGATACTTGTTGCCTTATCAAtttaaagagaagcagagactagCACAATGCAATTTCATCCATGGTGCCCTGAATTTGGTAgctttttcttcaattttgtgTACCACCCTATTCAGCTTCCCCTCTGTAACATAATAAACACCTTCATTAGTCTAAGCCATTTAAACGGACTCAAATTTCTATTAACCATAACTAAAGAGAAGTGACTAATTCAAAACTGTTTTCTGAATCCTATTGAAGCAACGTTTAGTCCAAATCTACATTATCCTTCAGAGATATTTAAACATTATTGTCCTTCAAATATTTTACTACATTCTAAAGCctaggaaaaattattttggttatatAACATGGTTATATTACAGTGTTAAGATATATGTAGCTTTCTGTCCTGTATTCCTGTTAGATGACAATAGGGTTGTAATTCAATCGGCAGAAATCCAGCATACTGTAGATCTTAAGTCTGTGCTCTGACTTTGGCAATTTGATATCAAGTAAAGTATGAATATAGCTTTTCTTCTGGTTTTCATGCTAGAAGAGAAAGCAGGCCTTAGGAGATAATTATATATCAGAATAATCATGACATTACATGCTTAAtcatgaaatgaatgaaacagaTCACAAAAAAAGTCTTCTCAGGGATGTGTAAATCTCTTAGTTATAGGAATTCTAACAGCCCCAATTTCATCTCCAAAAATGTTTACAGTAAAGCATACTTCACATTCTGTGTTTTCCCAGTATTTGAAATTGAATAGATCAGAACTTTAAAAACTCAGTCTTAGGTACTTTATAAGAAGAGATGTAAACTAGTGTCATACTAATCATGGCCAAAATAATCTTAGTATTCccaatattttcataaaatatactcTGTACAAGGTAACTTCTATTTATTCAGAGTACTGAATGGCAAATCTATTTTATGGCAACAAACCATAATGGTTAGAGCAGAGACTCTAgtttaaatcccagctccatggcttactagctctgtgatcttgagaAAGATACTTAACATCTGTTTGACTAATTTGT contains:
- the CLEC12B gene encoding C-type lectin domain family 12 member B isoform X2, which encodes MMSEEVTYATLMFQDSVGERNNRDRNYLRNREYPAPSPIWRQAALSLLTLCLLLLIGLVTLGIMFLQTSNEINSDSEKLSQLQKIIHYQQNNLSQQLSNYRSFPTEEKFLKSQISSLLRRQEQMAIKLCQELIIHTSDHKCNPCPKMWQWYQHSCYYFATNEENTWTNSRKHCMDKNSTLMKIDSLEEKDFLKSQPLPTLSFFWLGLSWDPSGRNWLWEDGSVPSPSFAEISWICEKMAALVKIEDLD
- the CLEC12B gene encoding C-type lectin domain family 12 member B isoform X1 codes for the protein MMSEEVTYATLMFQDSVGERNNRDRNYLRNREYPAPSPIWRQAALSLLTLCLLLLIGLVTLGIMFLQTSNEINSDSEKLSQLQKIIHYQQNNLSQQLSNYRSFPTEEKFLKSQISSLLRRQEQMAIKLCQELIIHTSDHKCNPCPKMWQWYQHSCYYFATNEENTWTNSRKHCMDKNSTLMKIDSLEEKDFLKSQPLPTLSFFWLGLSWDPSGRNWLWEDGSVPSPSLFSTKEYAQINGSKGCAYFQKGNIYISRCSAEISWICEKMAALVKIEDLD